In the Primulina tabacum isolate GXHZ01 chromosome 15, ASM2559414v2, whole genome shotgun sequence genome, ATATAAGTTTTTGCCCACAATCTATGGTAGTAATAATTCAGTTATTGTCGAATTTTCGcaatgataaaaaattaaacCAAAGTAAAATAATAAGtagattaataaatataaaaaaatttgaatttttaaaactaTAAATACATTCATAGATTAAGCAACTATGTTGATCACTAAATAATATAGGTTGcctaaaaaatatttcttcttttatattatattaattttctaaaataacGATAAGAAGTTAGAAGTGTTATGATAAATAAactattatatttaattataaaactcaattagcCGAAACTTATAAATTATTTGTGTTTACTTTTATGGagcaaaatatatataattatatttaaatgttttccaaacattttttaaactttatattaaaatttaaaagtattaTTCTTAACAGAATGAAATTATAGTTCCATAAAAGGGAATTTCCAAATTTATGTTATttgacaataataataataataataataataataaatgcaacGAAGGAGCGTGCCACGGTTACTTAGTTTtattgtttttgaaaataaagttttAATAATTTGTCAACTTTTGGTTTGgaggataaaataaactaataaTTAATATGTAAATGATAAAAGAAATGATTGTGAtagaaatttaatatataatgtaaaattttattttgtttggtatgatttgTAAGTGTGggagaattttgaattttttgatgaaatgacaaaattgtcaattttttttccttctttactCCGGCGGCAGCGACGGTGTGGTGGTCGGCCGACCGGCTGTGGCGGTGGTCGGCCATTAGTAGGCGGCGGCCGACCGGAGGCGGTCGACCGACGTCGGCGGTCGACCTGCGACGGCTGCGGTATTCCGGCGGTCGGCCGGCAGTAGGCGGCGTCGGCCGGCGGTTGTCGGCGGTCGTCGTCCGGCGGTCGGCGACGGCGGCGGCGGTCGGCGACGGCGGCGGCGGTCGGTCGTGGCGGTGAGTTTGGATATAAGAGAaggataaaattgaaaaaatcgGATTAGATAAATAATCATAGGGGGTGAGaagtgattattttatcacacctTATACAATATAATCATTTATAGGAGAGATTgagttggttaaataaaaatcataccaaataCTTGATTAGATgagtttaaaaatcataaactcaCCTAATCCCATGAACCAAACGCccctagtattttaaaattttgaggtGACAAGTCACACGAAACCCCACACAAGCTGAGCTTATTTGGCTTAACCGCCTCACTGACACCACACACGAACCaacacatattttaataataatatctaTTAGTATATCATAAAGAAACAATATTTTAGAATTACTATAAAAAAAGATTACTATTAtcattatattataaataagtaacactctagaaaaatattttgattacgTCACTTCAAAATTGAATCAACActcttatttttaattaatttactaattatttatttaataatttattcagAAAACTGCTCACAaataagaaatatatatttttaattaattaactaaatatttttagataactattttaaaaaactttcaatttttttaagaaagaaattgagaattactataaaataaaaattattcggggtagttatataaaaaaatatagttaattaattaaaaatatatattgtttatttttttgaacattttttttatttttattcatataacttaattaaaaataaaaattataaatgtaatttttttttaaatgatcatACATAGTTATTCTAAAGTACTTCGTTTTTTTTATAACATACTATAgaaaatagataataataaataaataaatatagaaagccacaaaaaaaaatttaaaaaaatatatagaaaatGGATCCATTAAGCATATAGCCGAGTACCAACCATTATAGCCTAGCCTCCTCTCTTTTTCCCTCTGTTGAAGGAGCTTCATCTGTCAAAACCAACCTTAGATTTTTCCTTTCGTTTTGATGTTTTTTTTCGGAAAGTTTTAAGGCAATTGGGATGAAGATACAGTGCAACGTTTGCGAGGTGGCGGAGGCGAACGTCCTTTGCTGTGCAGACGAGGCGGCGCTGTGTTGGGACTGTGACCAGAAAGTGCACAACGCCAACAAGCTCGTCAGTAAGCACCAGAGGGTTCCGCTCACTGGCTCGCATACCCAGATGCCCAAATGCGATATTTGCCAGGTTCGACCATTAGTGTTGTGTATCACACTTTTGAGGCCAAAATTTTGTAGAGTTGTAAGAATCAGTACATCTTCTTGTGTTTAGCGGATGGGGTGGTGAAAAAGTTAAttgaattatatttaatttttcggTTTTTTTGTTTGAAGTTTGACCCGAATTGATATATATTCTGGAATTGTTATAATTGCATTTCAGCTGTTGAAGTTTGACATTTTGTCGGTGGCATATTTGAGATTCTTTTAATACTGTTTGGTGCTAGTTGCTTTGAGCTGTTTAGATATTTTTTTCGGCTCAGATCTTTATTTATTCTCTTCCTGTGGTTATTGACGTTCAATCTAATtctaaaagaaattaaaatagtgctgtGTAACTTGGTGAACTTCATTTCCTACAGAGACGTACGAACCTACTGGTGAAGGACTCAAACGACGTAGATAAAGTTATATTCCTAATTTTTCTGCATTACCAACTTTTACTCCTAAATTGAATTGGGCATCCTTTCTTCTTGTTTCTCCACCTCCATGAGTCTGCTCCTGATTCCATGATTGTTTAATGGGCATTGGTGCATCTTGTGTTCTTTGATAATGATGTTGGAATGCTTGAGTAACAATTCGTTTGAATAAACAACAACTGTTTTCGTGATTACACCATTTCAATCTTACCAAATAAAATGTCCCataaaaaattatgattaaAATCCCCGTGAAGGAAATATGATATAGTCATCATGGCCATCTTGGCTACGGTTTAGGTGTTCAGTGCATTCAACTCAGCAGTTATACAATTACCTGTTGGTGAAGACAGTGAAGGACGTATATATTTTGCTTGCAGGTCACACTTGCCTTGATATGCCTTCAGGATTGTTGACACTTCATTTTAGGATACACTCAATTTCCTCGATTTGTGCAGACCCTGTTTAAATCCCTGTGGAAATTGAGTTTTATGTCCTCGTAGAAGAATGTTTAGAATTCATCTCTTTTGATCCTTTTTGCCTAGGATTATATGGGCCAGCATCGAATTGTACCACTTCAGAGTTCAGAGTGAGAAGTGGAAACTCAGGTCGATTGGGATGGATTCAACTGTCCTTTTTCTTGTGTCACCAGAATTTTAACTGACTTGTCATATAACTGACTCTGTGGGATGGACCAACTGTATTTTGtttcttctttaattttcttatgCGCTATGTTTGATAATTGATAGACGTCTTGTTCACTTAATTAACCTATAAATGAAGTTAATATATATGTCCATTCAGTCCAACTGTCCTGTTACTCCAATCATGCTGCCTGGCGCAAGACCAATTATCTTGATGAAGTTAATCTATTAATTATTGATGGTTTATTTCCTTGCCTAGATATCAAAATGCTATCTCGAAAGtgtaaaataattgaaatgatGTATTTACTTCGAACCTTTGTAATTAAATGATGATATGACACTCCTTTTTTCTTTCGTTTCTAGTTGTCATATAGAATATGTATTGCCTTAGACTGACATTGACCAacagattttatgattttccaTTTGATGGTGATGGTGATGTCGATGTCGATTTATTGTGCAGGAAGCGATTGGCTATTTCTTTTGTCTGGAGGACCGAGCTCTCCTTTGCAGAAAATGTGATGTCGCCATACATACTGCAAATTCCTTGGTATCATTGCACCAGAGGTTTTTGCTCACTGGAGTGAAAGTAGGCCTTGAAGCAACTGACCCTGGTCCATCACCGTCTTCGGGGAAGACTCAATCCAATGAAAAAATCTCTAAACCAGAATCTTCTCTTCCAAAGAGGCAGAGGACCACCCAAGTCTCATCAATAGGTCAATCCAGTAAAATTTTACCTGTCCCAGTTAGCGAAGGTGGGAGTTTTTCATCGTTAAGGCCTCCTTATGCTGGAGTTTCTGCAACTGGAAGTATTTCACCATGGCAGCTGGATGAATTTCTTGGATTTGGTGATTTCAATCAGAGTTACAATTTCATGGACAATGGCTCATCTAAGGTATGCTTTTTGCGTCATTTATCTCTTCGGCACCTTGTCCTTAATTATCCTTGTATGTATACAAT is a window encoding:
- the LOC142526360 gene encoding B-box zinc finger protein 22-like is translated as MKIQCNVCEVAEANVLCCADEAALCWDCDQKVHNANKLVSKHQRVPLTGSHTQMPKCDICQEAIGYFFCLEDRALLCRKCDVAIHTANSLVSLHQRFLLTGVKVGLEATDPGPSPSSGKTQSNEKISKPESSLPKRQRTTQVSSIGQSSKILPVPVSEGGSFSSLRPPYAGVSATGSISPWQLDEFLGFGDFNQSYNFMDNGSSKADSGKLGDSDCSSTIQVADGDFDGDEYFGQVPDTFWTVPQIPSPPTASGLSCPKTYQDPSDSAAFVPDICSSTLQIFNHHAHSKRRRQF